The stretch of DNA TGAGATCGACACTGACACATTGCATTTGAAAACGAGTAACGCGAGACAATTGTAATAGAGCTTCAATTAATTCAGCCATTCGGTAACTATTGGCTCTAATTCGTTGCAAATAATGTTTACCTTGATCGTCTAGTTGTTCTTGATAACGTTCCCACATTACTTGACTAAACCCATTAATAGCTCTTAAAGGTGCTTGTAAGTCGTGAGATACAGAGTAAGAAAAAGATTCTAATTCTCGGTTAGCAGCTTCGAGTTGAATGGTACGTTTTGATAAAGCTTGTTTGACAGCAATTAAATCTGGTAAGTCACAAGCAAGATAGAGAATGGCATAGATTTCTCCTGTTGGTTTAGTTAAAGGAATTTTATAAGTATCAAATTGATAGAATTCTTCACATAAAATTCTACTTTCTAGTTGATGGATAATTTTACCTGTCCGAAAAACTTGCTCGCTTTCTTGAAGAAATTGTTCTCGATATTCTGAAGAAAAACACTCTTCAATCTTTTTACCTAGTAATTGTTCAGAAGAATCAAAACCAAGACTGGCAGCAAAACTTTGATTGCAATAAGATATCCTTAAATTATCTCGTTTCATCACCAGCAGATAATAAGGTAAAGCATTAAAAATAGTTTTTAATTCATCGAGAGATTGAACTAAATCTTGTTCAAGATAGCGGTCTAATTTTTGGATTTGAGTTTCATTTTGTTTGGCTTGAGTAATATCAATTACGACGCCAATCATTGCCACTACTCGATTGGCAAGATCATTTATGGGTTTGGCAATCGTTTTTACCCAACGAATATTATGATAATTGTCTACTATACGATATTCTATTTCTAAATCCCGTTGAGCTTTAACAGCTTTAATAGCAGCTAAATCAATTGATTGTCTTTCTTCATGATGAATAGTTTGCAAAAAACTAGCATAACTGCCATCAAAATTATGCTCAGATAAAGACAAAATAGTTAAGGCGCGCGAGTCTAGTTTGACTAAGTTAGTTTGAAGATTCCAATGCCAAATTCCACTTTGGCTAGCTCCTAAAACTAATTCTAATCGTCTATTTGTTTCCAACAGTTCGGTTTCGGTAACGATTAAATTAGTAATATCTTTTGCCATAGAAATCATTAATTCAGTGCCATCATTGAGTTGGGCTACAGGAGTAGAAAATAGCTCCCAAAAGCGTTTTTCTCCGTGGCGAGTAGTTACCGTAACTTCGCTACGAGTAGTTACAGTCGTTTCTTCTAATTCAGAATTGAGATCGATTTTGTTGGGTAAATTAAGTAAAGAATTAACGACTCGTTGAAAAGTAGCTTCATGATCGAGATTAGAATTAAGCGATCGCACTATTTCTTGATGTTTGAGATCTGCTCTTCTAATCCATTCGGTAAGAGTAGGAATTTCTTCTAATCCATAACCAGTTGTTTCTTGCCAACTTTTGTTAAGATGCAAAATCTTACCATCAGAGCGATGAATCATCATCGGAAACGGTGCATTAGTAAAGCAGAGACGAAATCTTTCTTGACAAAGATTAGTATGAACGGGAGATTCTTTAAGAAAATTAGAATTTAGCTGACTTTTTTCAAGAGTATTGATAGAAAAAGCTTGGTTTGCCTGAAAATATTCTGCCAATTCAATCTCTTCTAATAATAAGGGAGCTAAATGTAATTGGGCGCGTCGATCCGTTTCATAGGAAACTTGGGGATAGGATTCTACCCACTGATGAATGAAGCTAATATAACTAAGTAACGTAATTAAATAATTATACATTTCCAAGCCCAAAAATTGACGTACGGTTTGACGACAAGTTTTTGCTTGA from Stanieria cyanosphaera PCC 7437 encodes:
- a CDS encoding PAS domain-containing sensor histidine kinase, which gives rise to MPTNSQIKAEIVKKLGFFPAFLEPAMATPSILASLWQQTSLAYYQNPLPTLFKEKLFVYLGRYCSVPYFVICHSCSLRCLGMTAREILTLNRSVLPESEADLTEDFEYLNQPANQDCTWQTNSEIEHSLLRCAVLLFVQSSQAKTCRQTVRQFLGLEMYNYLITLLSYISFIHQWVESYPQVSYETDRRAQLHLAPLLLEEIELAEYFQANQAFSINTLEKSQLNSNFLKESPVHTNLCQERFRLCFTNAPFPMMIHRSDGKILHLNKSWQETTGYGLEEIPTLTEWIRRADLKHQEIVRSLNSNLDHEATFQRVVNSLLNLPNKIDLNSELEETTVTTRSEVTVTTRHGEKRFWELFSTPVAQLNDGTELMISMAKDITNLIVTETELLETNRRLELVLGASQSGIWHWNLQTNLVKLDSRALTILSLSEHNFDGSYASFLQTIHHEERQSIDLAAIKAVKAQRDLEIEYRIVDNYHNIRWVKTIAKPINDLANRVVAMIGVVIDITQAKQNETQIQKLDRYLEQDLVQSLDELKTIFNALPYYLLVMKRDNLRISYCNQSFAASLGFDSSEQLLGKKIEECFSSEYREQFLQESEQVFRTGKIIHQLESRILCEEFYQFDTYKIPLTKPTGEIYAILYLACDLPDLIAVKQALSKRTIQLEAANRELESFSYSVSHDLQAPLRAINGFSQVMWERYQEQLDDQGKHYLQRIRANSYRMAELIEALLQLSRVTRFQMQCVSVDLSAIATEIIAELKARQSHRHLEAIVEPNLVVKGDPRLLRIVLNNLLDNAWKYTAHQAKAKIEFKAIPQNDGNLAYCIQDNGAGFESHLVDQLFIPFQRLHSETQFPGTGIGLATVGRIIYRHGGKVWAQASPDSGAKFYFSL